Genomic window (Gemmatimonadota bacterium):
ACCAGGAACTGCCTCCCGGCGACGTCGAGAACCTGTACGAGGCGGTGGAGGAACTCGCCCGGAACCTGGTGACGCGCAAGTCCCTGCGTTTCAGGAAGTCGCGCCATGGCCGGGTGGACATCAAGAAGACGATCCAACGGAGTTTCCGCACGGGAAACCTGCCCTTTCACATCATCTACAAGCACCGCAAGATCAAGAAGAACGAGCTGGTCGTGTTGTGCGACGTGTCGGGATCGGTCTGGGAGGTCGCCCGGTTCTTCATCAAGCTGGTCCACGAAATGCAGAACCAGTTCAGCCGGGCCCGGAGCTTCCTCTTCGTGGACCGGATCAACGAGGTGACGGACGAGTTCGACCGCAGGCCCTTCGAAGAGATCGTCGAGAACATGAAGGACGACCACGCGCTGAATTTCTTCGGCCTGAGTGATTTCGGCAGGGCCTTCTACCAGTTCCACGACGAACACCTGCTGTCTCTCTCCCGGGACACGGTGCTCGTCATCCTGGGCGACGCGCGGACCAACTGGTTCGACCCCCAGGACTGGGTGCTGGGTGAAATCCAGGGAAGGGTCCACCAGACGATCTGGCTGAACCCCGAGCCCGTACAGTACTGGGATACCGATGATTCCGTCATGTCCAGGTACAGCCCGCACTGCGATCACGTGCTGGAATGCCGGAACCTGGCCCAGCTCCAGGATGTCGGCGAACTGATCCTCAGGGCGTGAACCCGATCGGATTGGAAAATGAAACGCGCACACCTTCTCAACCGCATCGGCGTGGTCCTTGCGGTCTGCCTGGCCTGCCTGGCCGGCGTGGCGCTGTGGACGGCCCGCGGCAGCGGAGATTCCGGCCACGACCTCTTTCTGCGCAATGATTTCACCTTCGGCCGGGTCGTGTACCAGAACTCCGGCGGATTCTACCGGGGATGGGGATGGGGGCGGTGGTCGGTGGATTTCCCGTCGGCCGACGCCAACGTAATCCGCGCCCTGCGGGCCACGACCTCCCTCAAGATCAACGAACCCCAGGCCGTGGAACTCACCGACCCCGATCTGTTCGATATTCCCTTCCTGTATATCCTGGAAGTCGGAAACCTGCAGTTCAGCCAGGAAGAAGTGGACGCCCTTCGGGAGTACCTGCTGCGTGGCGGGTTCCTGATGGTGGACGATTTCCACGGCTCGCGCCAGTGGGCGAACTGGGAATCGCAGATGAAGCGGGTGTTCCCCGAACGGGACATCGCTGAGGTCCCCTCCGGCCACGCGATATTCCACTGCTACTACGATTTCGACGAGTATCCCCTGGTGCCCGGAACCGCGGCCCTGTGGCGTGCGGGACAGTACGAGCGG
Coding sequences:
- a CDS encoding VWA domain-containing protein, which codes for MIKRLVEFARLLRQSGVRVSMAETLDAAEVLRHTQVTERPAFKASLRATLVKTREDIPAFDEAFERFFLVQVGEDAEELDDPCGETEGPPDGQPDLDDGQDEGDQDIRRLQDEQGEAVAGEGEGDPADGDETEELEGELERMLARVQVGEQASDAVTEPGTQPNQQAEDVDLYQELPPGDVENLYEAVEELARNLVTRKSLRFRKSRHGRVDIKKTIQRSFRTGNLPFHIIYKHRKIKKNELVVLCDVSGSVWEVARFFIKLVHEMQNQFSRARSFLFVDRINEVTDEFDRRPFEEIVENMKDDHALNFFGLSDFGRAFYQFHDEHLLSLSRDTVLVILGDARTNWFDPQDWVLGEIQGRVHQTIWLNPEPVQYWDTDDSVMSRYSPHCDHVLECRNLAQLQDVGELILRA
- a CDS encoding DUF4159 domain-containing protein, translated to MKRAHLLNRIGVVLAVCLACLAGVALWTARGSGDSGHDLFLRNDFTFGRVVYQNSGGFYRGWGWGRWSVDFPSADANVIRALRATTSLKINEPQAVELTDPDLFDIPFLYILEVGNLQFSQEEVDALREYLLRGGFLMVDDFHGSRQWANWESQMKRVFPERDIAEVPSGHAIFHCYYDFDEYPLVPGTAALWRAGQYERDGGLYGHRLRGITDDGGRLMVLMNWNADLGDGWEHAADPGYPRAYSVIAYRLAVNYAIYAMTH